Genomic DNA from Fragaria vesca subsp. vesca unplaced genomic scaffold, FraVesHawaii_1.0 scf0513057, whole genome shotgun sequence:
AAATTggcatttcaatttcttttaggTTGTTTCCTGTGTATCTCCAAAGTGTGGTCGATTTTACCATCCACATTGTGTTGCAATATTACTTAACCAAGATACTGGAGTTCCTGCTAAAGAACTTGAGAGAAAGATTGCTGGCGGGGAATCTTTTACTTGTCCAATTCATAAGTGCTGCATTTGTAAACAAGGAGAAAATAAGAAGGATATGGAATTTCAGTTTGCTGTGTGCATCCGTTGTCCAAAGTCATATCACAGGAAATGCCTGCCAGGGTACTATTAAggggttttcttttgtttctattttaatATGCTGTCTTATCATGGTTTGTCTATCTATATTGTCTAGATGGTGATGCTTGAACTGCTTGTATCAGGGAGATTGCTTTTGAAAATCAAGGACAAATGCTAGAAGGGAGATCAATAACAAGAGCTTGGGATGGTCTATTACCTAACCGTATACTCATATACTGCACGTAAgtaatattttctttggatgataacttttatttattatttatggGATTTAACATTTTGAATGGTTTTGCTTTTGATCAGAAAACATGATATAGATATTGAAAGTGGAACTGTAAGAAGGGACCACATAAAATTCCCTGATGTCAAACAGAATACGAGCACCCTCAAAAAGAAGATTATTTTAGAAGCGAAATGGAAGCCAATATCAGAGTTCCTTGTAGAGGGAGAGAAAGTTGTGTCTAAGAGAAATATTTCCTTGGAAAAATCACATAAGGGAAAAAATGCTGCTACAAAAAAACCATAtttgcaaaagaagaagactaaGAAATTGATGTCAGGGCAGAAATCTGTGTCTAAGAAGAGCAACTTCTCTCCAGAAGAATCAGTCGGGCAAACAAGTGATCCGGTACTATCAAAACTAGTGAAGCAGAAGCTTTATTCAGTGAAAGAGAAGActaatataaaagagaaaactaTCGTTGAAGAGAAAGAGGGCCAACTTACATCAATGGTCTCTGTTGACAGAGATAAAGCTGTATCAAAGAGGAAACTGACATCAGAGCTCATTGTAGATGGAGATGAGGGTGTGTCTAAGAAGGGAAGTCCTTTGGAAGAATCATTGAGTGCGACTGCTTCAACTGTACCCAAACCGAAGCGGAAGTTGACTTCTGCTGTGAAATTGGGCAGTAACAGAAATAGGGATGACAAGTCTTCAGTTACAGATATTTCAAGGATGGTGAAACGAAATAATTTACTTAAAAAGGAACTCCAGACTTCCGTGTGTGAGAAAATCATGACCTCACTGGGTGAAATGCCATTTTTTTCAATGGGGTCTGAGCGGGTGAAATTCGGGAACCTTGATACACCTGATGCTACTTCAGTTAGTCAGATACACAAGGAAATGCCACCACGTACAGAATGTGGTGACCATGGAAATCAGCATCCGAACCCCAGCAAGTCTTGTATGTACTGT
This window encodes:
- the LOC101295006 gene encoding uncharacterized protein LOC101295006 yields the protein MLEGRSITRAWDGLLPNRILIYCTKHDIDIESGTVRRDHIKFPDVKQNTSTLKKKIILEAKWKPISEFLVEGEKVVSKRNISLEKSHKGKNAATKKPYLQKKKTKKLMSGQKSVSKKSNFSPEESVGQTSDPVLSKLVKQKLYSVKEKTNIKEKTIVEEKEGQLTSMVSVDRDKAVSKRKLTSELIVDGDEGVSKKGSPLEESLSATASTVPKPKRKLTSAVKLGSNRNRDDKSSVTDISRMVKRNNLLKKELQTSVCEKIMTSLGEMPFFSMGSERVKFGNLDTPDATSVSQIHKEMPPRTECGDHGNQHPNPSKSCMYCAHANGRIHLNIPDDEGRRCTESNVKGCNRENSGKPYLNGMKQEKKTEFDLVPQPDLHFSRGSYLAGQNSVYDVRAFSSSFYSHIGPVADSLFSMKSLAMPSDATILVDPTAPQRGYLNRSMGFAPGPHLNYSLQNSAGWIDE